The segment AAAAATCTTTATGCAAATAGTACACAGTGGTGCTGTTTCACATCCCGATTTTTTTAATGGCGCATTACCATTAGGGCCTTCTTCCATCAACCCACAAGAAAAGTGTTACACACCTTCGGGATTTAAGGATACGCTTACTCCCCGGGCATATACCATCCCTGAAATTAAATTGACCATTGAAGAATTTAAACGGGCAGCTGTAAATGCGAAGGAAGCAGGGTTTGACGGTATTGAATTACATGCTCAGTTATTTACATTAATACCACAGTTCTTAAGCGAAGCTACCAATCAGCGAACTGATCAATATGGAGGTTCTATTGAAAATCGATCACGCCTGCTTTTCGAGATATTAGATGCTCTGTTGGAAGTGTTCAACAGTACACAGCTTGCTATTAAATTCACACCTGCGGCTTTTAATCATGGCATCATTCGTCCGGATGTTAATACGATTCCGACTTACAACTATCTGCTGAAAAAACTGAATGACTATAAGCTTGGTTATATTCAATTGGTACGTCCTTCTGTGGAACTCACGAATACTCCGATAGCAGTTTTACAGGATGACTTTTTCGGCTACTTCAGAAATATTTATACCGGTAACATTATGGCTAATATGGGTTTTGACTGGAATTCCGGGAATGCCATACTCAGAGATAACAAAGCAGACCTGGTTTCGTTTGCCCGCCCTTTTATTGCCAACCCAGATCTGGTAAGACGATTTGCTGAAGGAATTACGTTGGCAGAAGCCAGCCATGAAACTTTTTATACGGGAGGCGAGAAAGGATATGCCGATTATCCGTCAGCAACAAACATTATTCCTGTGTGAATTTAATAGTCAATAAAGTTGAATTAAGCAACAAATAGAAAAATGGTTTTAGTGATCATCTTTACATCATTAGAAAATTAAGAAGAACTAAACAGTAATAATGCAGATATACGTAAGGCTACTGCCTTGCTTATTGGTTTTGCATTTGGCAAAGCAGAAATATTTCACCAAAAAACAAATAGTATGAAACAGTATGTAATTCTTTTGAGCGCCATATATGCAATAGGTTGCTCTGAAAATAATCAATCAACTACTCATCAACAAAACGAAACAGAAATGAAAAGTGAACTAACAGTAGCGGATTATGCTACCGATCCTCATCTTGACAGTAAAACGAAAGCGTTTTTAACTGTATTAAATACAAGTGGAGGCAAACCCCTAGAAGCTTTAACTCCCTTGGAGGCAAGGCAGGTTTTAGTTGGTGCACAGGCTTCCGTAAAAGTGGATCTTTCAGGAATTGATGAATCTGAAAAAACAATTACGGCTGGTGGGCACACAATTAAATTAAATATTGTTCGTCCTGCGGGTGTGAAAGGTAAGCTGCCTGTTTTCATTTTTATTCACGGTGGCGGATGGGTCTTGGGTGATTACCCCACACATAAACGAATGGTCCGTGACTTGGTTTTGCTGACTGGATATTCTGGTGTATTTGTAAATTATACACCAACGCCTGACGCAAAATATCCAACGCAGGTTAATGAAATTTATGCTGCTACGAAATGGGTTGCAGAGCATGGCGATGAAATTAATGTTGATGGTAAAAATCTTGCGATGGTAGGAAATAGTGTAGGTGGAAACATGAGTACTGTTACTACAATCAAAGCAAAGGAAAATAATGGTCCAAAAATAAAGGTACAAATCTTGATGTGGCCAATCGTGGATTCAGATTTTGAAACAGAATCGTATCAGAAATTTGGCAAGGACCGTTTTCTTACTACCTCTTTAATGAAGTGGATGTATGATATGTATACTACAGACTCAAATCAACGAAAGGAAATTTATGCATCGCCTCTTCGTGCAACGGTTGAACAATTAAAGGGTTTGCCTCCTGCCTTGATCCAGGTTGCAGAGAATGATGTATTACGATATGAAGGAGAAGCATACGGACGAAAACTGGATGAGGCAGGTGTTCCAGTTACGGTGGTTCGTTACAATGGAACTATACATGATTTTGGATTGCTGAATGGTCTGGCTGATTTGCCTGCGACAAAATCTGCTTTTTTTCAGGCCGCTGCAGAAATGAAACGTTACATGCAATAGGATCAGTATTGCATTCTTTAACAAAACAGCTTCAACGTTTTTTTTGCTGCATTAGGTGCTCTTTACATCTGCTAACTTTTTTAAAGAATGTATTGAGTGTCACTTATCAGCTCTAACCAATTGTTTTCATCGTTTAAAATAATACCAGGCAGACCTATGTCTTCTGCTTCTTCGTCAATCAACAGATTGCCGGTAGTTATGAAATGATGCTGACATTAATGTAGCCTTTCAATTGTTTTCTGAATAACAACGTCATTAACAACTCAATATTATGAAACAAAAAGTATGGTTTATCACAGGAGCTTCCAAAGGATTCGGTTTAGCAATCGCCAAGGCAGCACTTGCAAACGGAGATAAAGTAGTTGCAACAGTAAGAAAGAATAAAGAAGCACTCGCCGATAGTTTGAACGAGAAAGACAGATTATTGGTGGTGCAGTTAGATGTAACGAGGGAGCATGAAGTTAAAGCCGGTGTTGAAAAATCGATAGCCACGTTTGGTGCAATTGATGTGCTGGTTAACAATGCCGGATATGGATTACTGGCTGCAGCCGAAGAGGCTTCTGATGAAGAAGTAAAACAACAATATGACACGAATGTATTTGGACTGCTCAATGTTACACGTTCGGTTTTGCCTCACATGCGCAGACAAGGTTCCGGTCATATTATCAATGTCTCTTCTCTATTTGGTTATAGCGTTCCTTACCCCGGTTTCGGCATTTACGGTTCCACCAAGTTTGCGGTAGAAGGTATATCCGAAGGGCTTGCACTCGAAGTAAAGCCATGGGGTATTCATGTTACATCGGTTGCGCCAGGTTTGTTCAGTACAAAGTTTGCTTCCAACGAATCGTATCAGACTTCCCGGATAATCCTTGACAGTTACAATGATACCGTAGGTAGTGCAAGAAAATTCATGAAACAGTTGGATGGTAATCAGCCCGGTGATCCTTCCAAACTGGCCATGGTTTTAATTGAATTAACGAACACCAAAAATCCGCCACTTCATTTGCCAATAGGCAAAGATGCTGTAGCAGCCTTCCGAACAAAAATGGCTTCAATGCAAAAAGAAGTTGATGAATGGGATGATGTTTCGAGTAGTACAGATCATCATATCATGAATTAGATATCGATTCCACAGGTCGATAATTTATTGATTGGTGACAATTCGTAAAATTCGGAAGATCTATCCAGTTGAAACAAACATCAATTATGCAAAGTATTTTTAGAACAGAAGATCAGTTTCCTGAGGAATACAAATTAGCCCGAATAGACCAGCGTGTTTATTTGCTCAACGGTGAATGTATTGAATGGGAGGGGCCTTACACAACAATCTATTCGCCGGTATGTATTCCAGGCCCCGATGGACTAAATCGTAAAATATTAGGAAGTGTACCCAGGACATCGGGTAAACAGTCGCTTGAAGCACTAGATGCTGCTGTGGCTGCGTATAATAATGGATTAGGTGAGTGGCCTTCCATGAGCGTGGAAGGGCGTATAAAATGCATGGAGCATTTTGTTTACCTGATGTTGCAGCAACGGAACATCGTTATAAAACTGCTCATGTGGGAGATAGCAAAAACATTAGCCGACGCAACAAAGGAATTTGACCGAACGATTGAATATATAAATGCTACAATCGATGCATTGAAAGATACAGACCGTGAATCATCCCGGTTTCGGCAGGAAGAAGGAATCATTGCTCAAATCAGGCGAACTCCACTTGGCGTGGTGCTTA is part of the Lacibacter sediminis genome and harbors:
- a CDS encoding oxidoreductase; protein product: MKQKVWFITGASKGFGLAIAKAALANGDKVVATVRKNKEALADSLNEKDRLLVVQLDVTREHEVKAGVEKSIATFGAIDVLVNNAGYGLLAAAEEASDEEVKQQYDTNVFGLLNVTRSVLPHMRRQGSGHIINVSSLFGYSVPYPGFGIYGSTKFAVEGISEGLALEVKPWGIHVTSVAPGLFSTKFASNESYQTSRIILDSYNDTVGSARKFMKQLDGNQPGDPSKLAMVLIELTNTKNPPLHLPIGKDAVAAFRTKMASMQKEVDEWDDVSSSTDHHIMN
- a CDS encoding alkene reductase — encoded protein: MKYINQEPLLTEFMLGDVHLNNRIVMASMTRGRSDNPELAPTKLHAKYYAQRASAGLILTESVWVSERAIGSINLPGIYSKTQIEGWKGVTDAVHENGGKIFMQIVHSGAVSHPDFFNGALPLGPSSINPQEKCYTPSGFKDTLTPRAYTIPEIKLTIEEFKRAAVNAKEAGFDGIELHAQLFTLIPQFLSEATNQRTDQYGGSIENRSRLLFEILDALLEVFNSTQLAIKFTPAAFNHGIIRPDVNTIPTYNYLLKKLNDYKLGYIQLVRPSVELTNTPIAVLQDDFFGYFRNIYTGNIMANMGFDWNSGNAILRDNKADLVSFARPFIANPDLVRRFAEGITLAEASHETFYTGGEKGYADYPSATNIIPV
- a CDS encoding alpha/beta hydrolase, producing MKQYVILLSAIYAIGCSENNQSTTHQQNETEMKSELTVADYATDPHLDSKTKAFLTVLNTSGGKPLEALTPLEARQVLVGAQASVKVDLSGIDESEKTITAGGHTIKLNIVRPAGVKGKLPVFIFIHGGGWVLGDYPTHKRMVRDLVLLTGYSGVFVNYTPTPDAKYPTQVNEIYAATKWVAEHGDEINVDGKNLAMVGNSVGGNMSTVTTIKAKENNGPKIKVQILMWPIVDSDFETESYQKFGKDRFLTTSLMKWMYDMYTTDSNQRKEIYASPLRATVEQLKGLPPALIQVAENDVLRYEGEAYGRKLDEAGVPVTVVRYNGTIHDFGLLNGLADLPATKSAFFQAAAEMKRYMQ